The Metamycoplasma gateae genome window below encodes:
- a CDS encoding NAD(P)/FAD-dependent oxidoreductase: MDKKFDVLIIGAGPAGLTAALYLSRNNYNVGFIESYAPGGKMVQQSKIENYPGYEFVSGIQLSINMLNQAKNNGAKQIYGKVVDIKNVSDNEKVVILENNDEYTAKAVVIASGMVNLVPTSVENIEKFNNRGVSYCAICDGALFKNQPCAIIGGGNSAFEESVYLASTASEVHIFVRDEVRAEARIVEDVKKYSNIFVHYNSVINKLEGDDKLESIVATIDGVETKMDIKGVFPYIGFKPATSFITDKELLNEKGFVIVDKNMETKQKNIFAIGDVIEKDIRQITTATNDGTIVAKVISSRILKTQE; encoded by the coding sequence ATGGATAAAAAATTTGATGTTTTAATTATTGGTGCTGGACCTGCAGGATTAACAGCAGCTTTATATCTTTCAAGAAATAATTACAATGTAGGGTTTATTGAATCATATGCACCTGGAGGCAAAATGGTTCAACAATCAAAGATAGAAAATTATCCAGGCTATGAATTTGTTAGTGGAATTCAGTTATCAATAAATATGTTAAATCAAGCTAAAAATAACGGTGCTAAACAAATATATGGAAAAGTAGTTGATATAAAAAATGTTTCCGATAATGAAAAAGTTGTAATCTTGGAAAATAATGATGAATATACAGCAAAAGCTGTAGTTATAGCGAGTGGAATGGTTAACTTAGTTCCTACTTCTGTTGAAAACATTGAAAAGTTTAATAATAGAGGAGTTTCATACTGTGCCATCTGTGATGGAGCACTATTTAAAAATCAACCTTGTGCAATAATTGGTGGCGGAAATTCAGCTTTTGAAGAATCTGTTTACCTTGCATCTACTGCATCGGAGGTACATATTTTTGTACGTGATGAAGTAAGAGCTGAAGCTAGAATAGTTGAAGATGTTAAAAAATATTCAAATATCTTCGTCCATTATAATTCAGTAATTAATAAATTGGAAGGCGATGATAAATTAGAATCTATAGTTGCAACAATTGATGGCGTTGAAACAAAAATGGATATAAAAGGAGTATTTCCATATATCGGATTTAAGCCAGCCACATCATTTATTACAGATAAGGAATTATTAAATGAAAAAGGTTTTGTAATAGTTGATAAAAATATGGAAACAAAGCAAAAAAATATTTTTGCAATTGGCGACGTTATTGAAAAAGACATTAGACAAATAACAACTGCTACAAATGATGGAACCATTGTTGCAAAAGTAATATCATCAAGAATATTAAAAACTCAAGAATAA
- a CDS encoding restriction endonuclease subunit S has product MKNAFGKYIDFKLLKNNDKELKSLKLYEVCEISRGKRITKNQLVENGTFDVISGGIKPMGKIDKYNQESNTITIAQYGMAGFVNYQTKRFWANDVCYCLKPKEEIILNKYLYYFLKGNQHKIYNISNRNAIPFSIEKEKILQMSISIPSLEKQKEIVNILDKFTELETELETELDLRNLQYDYYLNSLLDFSNNEMLLKNIMNLNSKEKLDTNVKRISLSEIFVISRGKIYSKEYIKDNPGKYPVYSSQTANDGILGKINTYDYDGEYITWTTDGQYAGTVFYRNNKFSITNICGILKPKNSKVMSIKYLSYLLKITFPKYVNRSTSNYKLMSNVVENIRISIPSLEIQNKIANILDKLETYTKDIKTGLPLEIKQRKEQFDYYHEMLLTFDDILERERERELSSSFIELLNMLEWKLMLDLTEYKLSDIFEIFGGFTPLKTDKSNWNNGSISWFTLEDLRINGTILNSSIEKVAKARKIFPKNSIILSRTASIGNHALITTDFVCNDQLVAFYLKEEIDANKINIKFMYYLFFKIGNLFRKQKRNNSLSFLKMNEMKNFPVSIPSIQIQNKIVEILDKLEIYAKDIKEGLPKEINLRKKQYKYYLNKLLDLKN; this is encoded by the coding sequence ATGAAGAATGCATTTGGAAAATATATTGATTTTAAATTATTAAAAAATAATGATAAAGAACTTAAAAGTTTAAAACTTTATGAAGTTTGTGAGATTTCACGTGGTAAAAGAATTACTAAGAATCAACTAGTCGAAAATGGTACTTTTGATGTAATTAGTGGTGGAATTAAACCAATGGGAAAAATTGATAAATATAACCAAGAATCAAATACGATTACAATTGCTCAATATGGAATGGCTGGATTTGTGAATTATCAAACAAAAAGATTTTGAGCTAATGATGTTTGTTATTGTTTAAAACCAAAAGAGGAAATAATATTAAATAAATATTTATATTATTTTTTAAAAGGCAATCAACACAAAATTTACAATATTTCAAATAGGAATGCTATTCCGTTTAGTATTGAAAAAGAAAAAATACTACAAATGTCAATATCAATACCCTCACTTGAAAAACAAAAAGAAATTGTCAATATTTTAGATAAGTTCACAGAGTTAGAAACAGAGTTAGAAACAGAGTTAGACCTTAGAAACTTACAATATGATTATTATTTAAACTCATTATTAGATTTTTCTAACAATGAAATGTTATTAAAAAATATTATGAATCTAAATTCAAAAGAAAAATTAGATACGAATGTTAAAAGAATTTCTCTTTCTGAAATTTTTGTTATTTCAAGAGGAAAAATATACTCAAAAGAATATATAAAAGATAATCCTGGCAAATATCCTGTTTATTCTTCCCAAACCGCTAATGATGGAATTTTAGGAAAAATCAATACTTATGATTATGATGGGGAGTATATAACCTGAACAACAGATGGACAATATGCTGGAACAGTTTTTTATAGAAATAATAAATTTTCAATAACAAATATTTGTGGAATATTAAAACCTAAAAATTCAAAAGTTATGAGTATTAAATATCTCTCATATTTATTAAAAATAACATTTCCAAAATATGTAAATAGATCAACAAGTAATTATAAATTAATGTCTAATGTAGTTGAAAATATTAGGATTTCTATCCCGTCACTTGAAATTCAAAATAAAATTGCAAATATTTTAGATAAACTAGAAACTTATACAAAAGATATAAAAACTGGGCTACCACTTGAGATAAAACAAAGAAAAGAACAGTTTGATTATTATCATGAAATGTTATTAACTTTTGATGATATTCTAGAGAGAGAGAGAGAGAGAGAGCTAAGTAGTTCATTCATCGAATTATTGAATATGTTGGAATGAAAACTGATGCTGGATTTAACAGAATATAAATTATCTGATATTTTTGAAATTTTTGGTGGTTTTACTCCTCTTAAGACGGATAAAAGTAATTGAAATAATGGGTCTATCTCTTGATTTACTTTAGAAGATCTCAGAATTAATGGGACAATTTTAAATTCTTCTATAGAAAAAGTAGCAAAAGCAAGAAAAATTTTTCCTAAGAATTCTATTATATTATCTAGAACAGCAAGTATTGGTAATCATGCTTTAATAACAACAGATTTTGTATGTAATGATCAGCTGGTAGCATTTTATTTGAAAGAAGAAATTGATGCTAATAAAATAAATATTAAATTTATGTATTATTTATTTTTTAAAATAGGTAATTTGTTTAGAAAGCAAAAAAGAAATAATTCTCTTTCGTTTCTGAAAATGAATGAAATGAAAAATTTTCCAGTATCAATTCCTTCTATCCAAATTCAAAATAAAATAGTTGAAATTCTTGATAAATTAGAAATATATGCTAAAGATATCAAAGAAGGATTGCCTAAAGAAATCAATTTAAGAAAAAAACAGTATAAATATTATTTAAATAAACTTTTAGATTTGAAGAATTAA
- a CDS encoding S41 family peptidase yields the protein MKKKYLFISTLPIILTATSAVSCVFFEDFGLNIDDIISFKSDKFKQVRADFKNFSKEHYNIKSKYINLYFDISNQATQKNYSTEPYVSIEDMVKHLNGFFNINGFKKYNITNNKVIFKNQNGNMELDFDKQTIKLSSESFFNFVVSSNSTNYSRFLKVSSIKLINKEEEKEEIIFDLKKYNIKIYNESNKVLIPLNIFNTLFCSQNYYNLYYNGNKNVYGKYFNLNENDNNIKELKNFDFFNKNETNEKRLYNLNNLIFTLDNFYGLKEYKKINSFEDYTRKLKSQLLSTEYETYNKAYTKLIFENLNELHSSIDLLSLSTPINKRIRDYIENIGQSRREHINVYNFLEQKSAKLREQLNNKKWNIYNNFAYITLSGFRTAPDNQINNGQEENDSFEYMHSVLNKISKEHKEVKNIVIDLSRNGGGNIGAMYRVLGLLTNKNIVSHEHSSLSNKKVTYEYKVDANKDGNYNDNDAFSQYNYYFLISKNTFSAGNSFSGIVKELNIGKIIGQKSGGGTSSVLPIVLTDGTGLTISSSSMSLYFDKNIEKNLEEGVDPDISLEYNDFYDFEILDSIINNKNNN from the coding sequence ATGAAAAAAAAATATTTATTTATTAGCACGTTACCCATTATATTAACAGCAACTTCAGCGGTATCTTGTGTATTTTTTGAAGATTTTGGTTTAAATATAGATGATATCATCTCTTTTAAAAGTGATAAATTTAAGCAGGTTAGAGCAGATTTTAAGAATTTTTCAAAAGAACATTACAATATTAAAAGTAAATATATTAATTTATATTTTGATATTAGTAATCAAGCTACTCAAAAAAATTATTCAACAGAACCATATGTATCGATAGAGGATATGGTAAAACATTTAAATGGTTTCTTTAATATAAATGGTTTTAAAAAATATAATATAACTAATAACAAAGTTATTTTTAAAAATCAAAATGGTAATATGGAATTAGATTTTGATAAACAAACAATAAAGTTATCAAGTGAATCGTTTTTTAACTTTGTTGTTTCATCAAATTCCACAAACTATTCTAGGTTTTTAAAAGTATCAAGCATTAAACTAATAAATAAAGAAGAAGAAAAGGAAGAAATAATTTTTGATTTAAAAAAATATAATATAAAAATCTATAATGAATCAAATAAGGTATTAATTCCTTTAAATATTTTTAACACGCTTTTTTGTAGCCAAAACTATTACAACCTATATTACAACGGAAATAAAAATGTTTATGGAAAATATTTTAACTTAAATGAAAATGACAACAATATTAAAGAATTAAAAAATTTTGATTTTTTTAACAAAAACGAAACAAATGAAAAACGTTTATATAATTTAAATAATCTTATTTTTACTCTTGATAATTTTTATGGCTTAAAAGAATATAAAAAAATAAATTCATTCGAAGATTATACTAGAAAACTAAAATCACAATTATTAAGCACAGAATACGAAACATATAATAAGGCATACACAAAATTAATTTTTGAAAATTTAAATGAATTACATTCAAGTATTGATCTATTAAGTTTAAGCACGCCAATTAATAAAAGAATTAGAGATTATATTGAAAATATTGGTCAAAGCAGAAGAGAACACATAAATGTATATAATTTTCTTGAACAAAAAAGTGCAAAGCTAAGAGAACAATTAAATAATAAAAAGTGAAACATTTACAATAACTTTGCCTATATCACATTAAGTGGGTTTAGAACTGCACCAGATAACCAAATTAATAATGGTCAAGAAGAAAATGATTCTTTTGAATACATGCATTCTGTACTAAACAAAATATCAAAAGAACACAAAGAAGTAAAAAATATAGTGATCGATTTATCTAGAAACGGTGGTGGAAATATTGGTGCAATGTATCGTGTTTTAGGGTTATTAACAAACAAAAACATCGTATCTCACGAACACTCATCTTTGTCAAATAAAAAAGTAACTTATGAATATAAAGTTGATGCAAATAAAGATGGAAATTATAATGATAATGATGCATTTTCACAATATAACTATTATTTTTTAATTTCTAAAAATACTTTTAGTGCTGGAAATTCTTTTTCAGGAATTGTTAAAGAATTAAACATAGGCAAAATAATAGGACAAAAATCAGGTGGCGGAACTTCTTCGGTTCTTCCAATTGTTCTAACAGATGGAACAGGTCTTACAATTAGTTCCTCATCTATGTCATTATATTTTGATAAAAATATAGAAAAAAATCTCGAAGAAGGTGTTGATCCTGATATTAGTTTAGAATATAATGATTTCTATGATTTTGAAATATTAGATTCAATTATTAATAATAAAAATAATAACTAA
- the rpsD gene encoding 30S ribosomal protein S4, with product MSRFLGSIFKKSRRYGTSLLENNKEFTKGKKRTTAPGQHGAKRSKPSDYQLHMYEKQKVRFMYGLNERQFKNLFNVASRKGGVTGTNLLQLVESRLDNLVFRAGFARTRAQARQFVNHNHVIVDGHKANIPSMIIKPGSVIEIKASLENNANLKDALEVMTTAAWLTRENNKVTFNRLPERNEFAKEIDESLIVEYYNRR from the coding sequence ATGTCAAGATTTTTAGGATCAATTTTTAAAAAATCTAGAAGATATGGAACATCTCTTTTAGAAAATAATAAAGAATTCACAAAAGGTAAAAAAAGAACAACAGCTCCTGGACAACACGGTGCTAAAAGATCTAAACCATCAGATTACCAATTACATATGTATGAAAAACAAAAAGTAAGATTTATGTATGGTTTAAATGAAAGACAATTCAAAAATTTATTTAATGTTGCTTCAAGAAAAGGCGGAGTTACAGGTACAAACTTACTTCAATTAGTTGAGTCAAGATTGGATAACCTAGTATTTAGAGCTGGATTTGCACGTACAAGAGCACAAGCAAGACAATTTGTTAACCATAACCACGTTATTGTTGATGGACACAAAGCAAACATTCCTTCAATGATTATTAAACCAGGTTCAGTTATCGAAATTAAAGCTTCATTAGAAAATAATGCAAACTTAAAAGATGCATTAGAAGTAATGACAACAGCTGCATGATTAACACGTGAAAACAATAAAGTTACATTTAATAGATTACCTGAAAGAAACGAATTTGCAAAAGAAATTGATGAATCATTAATTGTTGAGTACTACAACAGACGTTAA
- a CDS encoding GIY-YIG nuclease family protein encodes MIDKDLIKKVSTNPGVYFWKDKNQKIIYVGKAKNLKSRMSQYFDPNMRNSYKTPKMLDEVSSFETVVFQTEMEAIMFETNMINKYKPKYNVMLPTQATFPYICITKSDKKITIKLVNNYKKTKNSLYYGPLVKHSKYKLLMDYLRRILLYEKGLPIKNFSQQKLDETFEKAKKIIKFDKDFKNELIKKINYFSDIMDYSSAADYQEIHNYLYKEENKQNLQLKGKKDIDVFGIYEYKENLFITIMHYRSSFLISKTDFQFEIQTTIVDTFSNFIEDYYKKNQIPYSIILPFNFKNCFINEEINKRISKEIYLSKKLLAIANENAKNDIENKIKLIKSKNNTTQIVKKMTNLLKADLSKFVIFDNSFIARNKEVVGAAFVYHNGSILRELKRAFILKKDFFGNSDNYYMEQNAQNFLKYYHKKIETILVDGSIEQIKAIKKILDDLKIEIKVFGLVKNNKHTFSKIIDQNFQEITIEDEEIINFLTKIQFDVDQYAKKWYNKRHNKNLITSPLTNIKGIGQKTEEKLLDFFGSYEEILKSDLKTLTKFVSLDIATEILKIKI; translated from the coding sequence ATGATAGATAAAGATTTAATAAAAAAAGTATCTACAAATCCAGGTGTATATTTTTGAAAAGATAAGAATCAAAAAATAATATATGTTGGCAAGGCTAAAAATCTTAAATCTAGAATGAGCCAATATTTTGATCCAAATATGAGAAACTCATACAAAACACCTAAAATGTTGGATGAAGTTTCTTCTTTTGAAACAGTCGTTTTTCAAACAGAAATGGAAGCTATCATGTTTGAAACTAACATGATAAATAAGTATAAACCTAAGTACAATGTTATGTTGCCCACACAGGCAACTTTTCCTTATATTTGTATTACAAAAAGTGATAAAAAAATTACCATTAAATTAGTTAATAATTATAAGAAAACTAAAAACTCCTTATATTATGGACCATTGGTAAAACATAGTAAATATAAATTACTAATGGATTATTTGAGAAGAATTTTACTTTATGAAAAAGGTTTACCAATTAAAAATTTTTCACAACAGAAACTTGATGAGACATTTGAAAAAGCTAAGAAAATAATAAAATTTGATAAAGATTTTAAAAATGAATTGATAAAAAAAATAAATTACTTTTCAGATATTATGGATTATTCATCGGCCGCTGATTACCAAGAAATACATAATTATCTTTATAAAGAAGAAAATAAACAAAACTTACAATTAAAAGGAAAAAAAGATATTGACGTTTTTGGAATATATGAATATAAAGAAAATTTGTTTATAACCATTATGCATTATCGATCTTCTTTTCTAATTTCAAAGACAGATTTTCAGTTTGAAATTCAAACAACAATAGTTGATACATTTTCTAACTTTATTGAAGATTATTATAAAAAAAATCAAATTCCATATTCTATAATATTACCTTTTAATTTTAAAAATTGCTTTATTAATGAAGAAATAAACAAAAGAATAAGCAAAGAAATTTATTTAAGTAAAAAATTATTAGCTATAGCAAATGAAAATGCTAAAAACGATATTGAAAATAAAATTAAATTAATCAAATCTAAAAACAATACCACTCAAATAGTAAAAAAAATGACAAATCTACTAAAAGCAGATTTGTCAAAATTTGTAATCTTTGATAATTCATTTATCGCTAGAAACAAAGAAGTAGTAGGTGCTGCATTTGTATATCATAACGGATCTATTTTAAGAGAATTAAAAAGAGCTTTTATATTAAAAAAAGATTTTTTTGGAAACTCAGATAATTATTATATGGAACAAAATGCTCAAAACTTTTTAAAGTATTACCATAAAAAAATTGAAACAATTTTAGTTGATGGTTCAATCGAACAAATTAAAGCTATTAAAAAAATATTGGATGATTTAAAAATAGAAATAAAAGTATTTGGATTAGTTAAAAATAATAAACATACTTTTTCAAAAATTATCGATCAAAATTTCCAAGAAATCACAATTGAAGATGAAGAAATTATAAATTTTTTGACAAAAATACAGTTTGACGTTGACCAATATGCAAAAAAATGATATAACAAGAGACATAATAAAAATTTAATAACTAGCCCTTTAACAAATATAAAAGGAATTGGGCAAAAAACAGAAGAAAAATTACTTGATTTTTTTGGCTCATACGAAGAAATATTAAAATCAGATTTAAAGACGCTAACAAAGTTTGTATCATTAGATATTGCAACAGAAATTTTGAAGATCAAAATATAA
- a CDS encoding gamma-glutamylcyclotransferase family protein, which yields MEKEQKIYLFSYGTIQDELFYKNLLSPNVIRKPAILNGYAKCVDETNYFLLKKDIAHQVKGTVFEITKEELFMIDRWEMFPQYQRFQVNVITTDTNEIIEDVYVYTKLEYGKYYLATDDMVFSNSPNENEMNLKAFIELEKQNELFPLVDNAILYELNDDEMEKIKSLTHPYFALILDDKTNKNYLVEPYAVLAMKIKEKNYGLLISIGRKNNLNSIFYYRAFEDKIENVKITREFKPLYNFDISFLQDKTPLKYINLRRDLQSKEPKFGIYDNKAYEIILNDFDIDPFKRIDILVNALEDNLDK from the coding sequence ATGGAAAAAGAACAAAAAATATATTTATTTTCATACGGAACAATTCAAGATGAATTATTTTATAAAAATTTATTATCACCGAATGTTATAAGAAAACCAGCGATTTTAAATGGTTATGCGAAGTGTGTGGATGAAACAAATTATTTCTTATTAAAAAAAGATATTGCTCACCAAGTTAAAGGAACTGTTTTTGAAATAACAAAAGAAGAGCTATTTATGATTGATAGATGAGAAATGTTTCCACAATATCAAAGATTTCAGGTCAATGTAATTACTACAGATACAAACGAAATTATTGAAGATGTTTATGTTTATACTAAATTGGAATATGGTAAATATTATCTTGCAACTGATGATATGGTATTTTCTAATTCGCCAAATGAAAATGAGATGAATTTAAAAGCATTTATTGAATTAGAAAAACAAAACGAACTTTTCCCATTGGTTGATAATGCGATATTATATGAATTAAATGATGATGAAATGGAAAAAATAAAATCATTAACTCATCCATATTTTGCTTTAATTTTAGATGATAAAACAAACAAAAATTATTTAGTTGAACCATATGCTGTTTTAGCTATGAAAATTAAAGAGAAAAATTATGGACTTTTAATTTCAATTGGAAGAAAAAATAATTTAAACAGCATTTTCTACTACCGTGCCTTTGAAGACAAAATTGAAAATGTAAAAATAACAAGAGAATTCAAACCATTATATAACTTTGATATAAGCTTCTTACAAGATAAAACCCCACTTAAATATATTAATTTAAGAAGAGATTTGCAAAGCAAAGAGCCTAAATTTGGTATTTATGATAACAAGGCATATGAAATTATTTTAAATGATTTTGATATTGATCCATTCAAGAGAATAGATATTCTTGTTAATGCTCTTGAAGATAATTTAGATAAGTAA